The DNA window aaagacaactccgatcttcgggtgaagactccaatttcgtagggacaactgactagttgatcataagcctaactcctttaaactctagtaatctggtatccatccgggatttttatctaaataattgaaaaataaagtaaacgtaagtacatgtcgtactcaacaaatataacatagggttcatgaggctcaaaaggctatcactggttcaactgcgattagcttttaatgagtcatgattttaataattgagtagcaacaagtttatttaTAAGcctatataaacacatgatcagagaaacatgaataatgaatagcataaacagtaatcattagtgagcatcttcatcatcagtatcatcagtgttcatcatctatttcgtaagggttccaaggccgctcgtgatcgtgagcacggtAGATATACCagctttacactctatagaggttgtacactttcactgtgtcatgatttaccctttcgcccgaggtcgcgagcctcttaactCACTACCAAGAAAAGGTTGGCATGGTTcattatgaagccttttaaaggttcgtctaacaagttagggccattagattcactcggcaaacagatataggaaccccctatcaaatggcacaattccagcatgactatacacataagagtagaggttgttcTATACCGGATtaggcaagccattcttacgtcaataaaggtaaccactaacaagctagaaaaggttctcatactgagctaaagccagagccatgtagcctgtaagtttcggatgatcacttatagataagtccttagggagagaaatctagagcaccataaaaacaacccaatgctctagcctctgattccatgttgctaaaaaatatcttttaaatgtttattgcatataccattagtcaagttacaagatcatagttattcatcttgagcactagcataatactacctaatgcaataccccataggtaacaaggtataagttcaattttagagaatccctatcaagatgacacatgcaatatgaattaaatgtattaaagttgatagaaaactaagataatcccatgctatatttgccttaaactcagatccttcttctattgaattgtaaccttcAAAGAACTTCTTCTGAATCAcctacttcttttatatcaccaacgcaaagctcaccgactggacatgatcataaagctccacacaagcatccatgcaatcatacacgaagcaaacaatagatctaaattagaacagtacaccaaatataaTAAACATCAAGTAAAAATGTTTTAAAGATATTCTACACGTTACTGTGAACACATAGACGTGAATAGCACACTAATCAGAGCTACAGTGCGAAAGATACAACTATCGAAAGGCTTGCTTTTATAAAAGAGAACCATGGGCTTTAttaattttaactatataaaaggatgcataagatatttcagagaaatacctaagttgaattaagtcaaacttatatttggttttgaaaactgaAGTGGAatttattatattttatttataaatccagtgacataattattaatcaagttagaatttaaaccatgaaaaTTCCAGAGCTGGTAACAAGATTAACATTGTGACGAATGTGTAGTTTATGTCGTTACGAatcaaacgcaacttgaatgggtcaaatcggagttaaaacgaagaaactacgcataaaataagatcaatggcaattctgtaaatattttgaaatcaatttcgtattaaaaataattaaaaactaAATTAAAACAATCCTGTGGACCGGGGCTCGTTTTTGGAAAACTGTAGGGGTCATAATATAAGATCTAGGGGCTTGGATTGAATTTTTTCTGAAAGGTAGTGGACGGCGGGTTAATTACGCGAAACtgcagggactctttagcaaaagtaCAGGCCAAAACGGTATGGCGTGATATCGTCCGTTGGATCTAAGATCGACGACGCGCATAAGATGGGAGGGGAAGAGAAATGGCCGATGGCCGGAACAGGACCACGGGCGGCAGAGGACATGGCTGGCGGTGAGCGGTGCACGGGAAAACGACCTACGGGCCATGGTTCGACTTGGGAAAGACACAGAGAGCAAGAGGAGACCAAGGCGAACTTATCACGACGAAAAACGGCGGCGTGGAGCAGATGGAGACGGTGCGCGGCTCAGGATGGCGAACGATGTCGAGGTAGGGTTGCGGCACGCGGCAAGCTTGAGCGAGGGCGGCTGGGCATGCTAGGGTTGCGGGTAGGGGTTGCGGCGCGGTGCgggcggctgctatttatagcccggGGCATCTTGGCGCGCACGGCAAGGCGGACGAGGCGGGGGCAGCGCGGACTCCTCAGCGGCGGCGGTGAGTCCGAGTGAGTCACGAGGTAGGAGAAGGCTGACAAGCGGGCCTAGGACGTCTACAGCTCAAGGCATGGGGCTGCCctgagagagagagcgcgcggaGAGAGAGGCGGGGACGTGGCCTGCGCGGCTGCTAGGCCGGCCCAAGAAGGagaaagggagaagaagaaaCGAGCCGCGGGACGCTGGCGCTGCTGGGCTGCGAGGAAACGAGAGAGAGGAGCAATCCTTCGGGCCAGATTGAAAGAGGGGGAggattttcattttccaatttttaaacctttcctattttcctttttaatgcaaattcaaatatgatccaaatcaaattcaaatatagtttcaaatatacttttcaagatGAGAACTTTTGAGAAGTTTTCAAAACCGAACTTTTGCAAACTTTTGAAAGctcttttattttctatttttttcttttatattcaagccattttcaaatttattttaaataaatttgaatttggatcaaaccactcatcacaataaacaaaatgcaatggcatgaatgcacataaatgttgctaaaccttatatttgattttaaattttaaataagttatcattttcctaaatttaaatgctcacaaaatgcataattaaatcaaattcacctatttcaaaatcatgcaaatttttagggtgttacaccattcCTTGATGCCATTGGCACTCACATAATTAGCACATCTTGTAGATTTACAAAAAGAATAgctttgttgtagaaaatttaatTATAGATTATTTTCGTCATCTTTTATCATTGAAGGTcagcctgggcgttcggtttAAACCGACACTTCGGTTCGGTTTTTTCGGTTCCTCAAAAGTTCGGTTTTCAAGAATGAGAAGCCGATCGGTTAATTAGAgaatgcaaaaccgaccatttcaGTTTCGGTTTTTTACGTCGGTTTTTCAGTTTAAACCGAGAAAACCGAGTCTACCTCCACTGTCTCGCAGTCGCACGCATCCGCGATGCACGGAACTCCGCCTCGAGCAGCGGATGCGTCGCTGGCGCCACCTTCCACTCGTGTAGCACCGCCATCGCCACCTGCTCGCATCAGCGATGCGCCGTGAAGCAGccccatggcgcagccaccaagCATGCCTCCGCCCTCCGTGGCTCCTCCTTATGCCGGGCCTGGGCCGCTGCAGCTCGCAGCAGTTGCGTCTCTGGCTCTCTACGCCTCGCCTCGCCCGGTGCCCGCTGCCACTTCCGCACTCTGCCAGACCGCCTCCTAgtcgcgccgccaccgccgccaggtTTTAGGGTTTCAGATGGGGAGTCGCCGAGTCGGGTGGGACCGTGGGAGAGAGAGGGACTCGGATCTGAGGCGGGGTGAGGACTCGACGAACCTGCAGAGCGGAGCGGGCGAGGTCCGGACGCACAGGAACCAAGGCCCTGCCGAGCAGAGGGGGTGAGGAGAGCTGATGCGGCCTGCGACTGGGAGGACCTGGAAAGGAGCGCCCCCCATCCCGGGTCCTGGCCCTAGACCGATGACGTCTGCAAATCGAGAGAGAGGGAGactggagagggagagggagactgGAGAGGGAGTCGCCGAGTCGGACAGGAGAGGCCTTAGGCCTGCCCAAGTGCCCAGAGCGGTGAGTTGTGGGCCTTGGTGGGCTGCATCCAAGATTGGGGAAGCGGAGATTGTTGCTCACTTCGGTTCCGCGGTTGTTCGGTTCCACTCGAGTCAAAAACCGACACCGTAGCCGAACACCGAAGTTCCCAGAATACAAAACCGAAGCCGAAACCGAAAAACCGACGGTTCGGTTCGGGGTTCGGTTTTCGGTCTCAATGTGCCCAGGCTGAATTGTAGGACATCAACACATGTGCACAGGACTAGATAGCTGTATATACGCACATCAGAATTGTAAATATTCTCAGCTGAATTTTACTCTCTTTTCCCAGTCTGAGAATCATTCACTCTACATGATTGTGTAACCGTGCCATCTGCTATACACATCTCCATGAACATTGAACTGAAACTCCGAATCCTCTGGTCACAGATTTGCAGATATAGTCAATCAGGGTCAGTATACCAGCAGTAAAAAGCCATCTCAAGCTGAAGTTTACAGTAACAAGCAAAAACTTTGTCAATATTGTTTGACCTTTACATGGCAATACAACCTTCAAAAGAGGGGTAATTCACAAGACCAGCAGACTTTTATGCTAAAAATTCTTTTGGCTTCCGCTGATAAAAGCAGTGCACCATGCTACCTTATCAAAACTGAACCAACGCTTAACCATGAGGCTGACATGCACGTACTCAGTTTCTTctctatatcaaaattgtagtcaTTTGAAAAATCACTACATATAATCACAACTACTACAAATGTAACTACTACTTATGCAGCAACAGCCTGCGCTTCAGATGCAACATTTTTGTGGAACAGACTCAAGCTTGTGCGTGCAATTGGCTCCCCAAATAATGTTGCTGTGGACGACCTGAGAATTTTCACCTCAACGAAGTCACCAACCACTGGCTTACGTGCTTCTTCACCTTCGAACGTGTGTGGTACAGGGACACTGGCAAATGATACCTTATGTCCCCTATCAGTCTTCCCTATCAGCTCCGTTTTAGGAGCACGCTTATTGGGTCCCTCGACAAGAACAAGCTGCACTGTACCAATTTGAGAATCGTAGTTCTTCTTTGTGGTCTCGTGGAAGGTGTTGATTAGTTCCATGAGTCTCCTCTGCTTGACATCTTCGGGGACATCGTCCTCATAATTCCGGTGAGCATGAGTCTTTTCTCTCATGCTATATGCAAACATGTAAGCCATATCATATCCAACAGCCCTTACAAGGCTGAGGGTCTCAGCATGGTCATCTTCTGTCTCTCCACAAAAGCCTGCAATACATCAGAAATATACATCCCAAATTAAAGCATAGaagatgaaactaacaaaattgCATGCCACTATGAAGGATTCAAGAAATTTGGGATACCTAAGTACATATCTGACATAATTACATAAATATCGCCAAATGCTAGAGCTACTGTTATAACTTAATCAATCAAGTAATCTCAATCTCATTTAAACTGCCATTCATACCAGAGAACTAGCAAAGACTCCATGACCTGTGCCGAAACAGCTTTATAGCATCATGATATAAGAGCTGTCCACATCTCCAAAGTTACTTGCTAACTAGTTGTAAAATTACTGCCGTATTCCAGTTTATCAATATATACAACGAGATAAATGTTAACCTTTTTTTCATATATCAATAAGCCATTCCACTCAAATTATGAAGCGAACAAGTCTTAAGCAAGGGCAGGAGAAATAAATGGAGGATTCAGATTCAATTAAGGCAAACACAGGACATGATCTGTATGATACCTAATTCTAAATTGTAAACAAAGCATACCATTGTTATAAACATCTAAAACTTTAACGAAAATGGAAACAAATTGGTCAAACAGGAACTTAACATTCAATCAAGATATCGCCTCAATGCAGCACACCAATTTTAATCCTTTTTTTATAAGTTCTTCCATCGATACTAGATATGAAGTACATCTATGAGGTTATCTTGCTAGTTGAGTAGTGAATATAAATTGGTTCTAAATTCGAATTGGTCTGTTATAGCTCCTCACCACATGAGCCACTCTATAGTCTATATGGACATATGGTCAATTCTCACTCTTTTTGACACATccatagaaaaaagaaaaatatccatTCTGGGAGTACTTTGTTCAGAAGATCACGACTATGGAAAATCAGGAAACACAAACAAGTTAATCTAGTTAAGCCAATGCAGACTATGGAAAAAAGAAAGCTTACCGGTTATGAAATCACTGCTTAGCCCAAAATCAGGAATGACATTACGAATTTTGTGCACAAGTTCTAAGTATGCTTCTCGAGTGTAACCCCTCCGCATTCGTTCCAGCACTGCTGTACTGCCTGTCTGTGCTGGTAAGTGAATAAGATTGCAGATGTTATACCTATCCCGCATCAAATACAGTAGCTCATCTGGGAAATCCTTTGGGTGTGGTGAGGTAAACCTGAACCGCATCTCAGGGTATTCCAAAGATAATCTATCCAGGAGATCAGCAAAACGCAACCCcatattcttcaccttgcacatgCTGGAAAATCCTTCACTGAGTTGCCAGTTTTGGCCAGGCTCCAATTCTTCTACTTCAGAAGTGTCATTATAACTGTTAACATTCTGACCAAGAAGCATTACTTCCTTCACGCCAGCTTTCCACAGTTCACCAACCTCGCGGACAATAGAAGACACTGGGCGAGACCTTTCCCTACCTCTAGTGAAGGGAACTATGCAGAATGAACACATATTATTGCAACCTCTCATGATTGACACAAATGCTGTAACTGAATTGTCAGAGATCCTTACTGGGGTGATATCAGCATAAGTTTCCTCGAGTGATAGAAGTGTGTTCATACCCTTGTGGCCATAATCGACTTCCTGGAGCAACCTAGGCAAATCCCTATATGCATCAGGTCCACAAACAACATCAACCATCTTATCAGAATCGAGTATTTTCTCCTTCAGTCGCTCTGCCATGCACCCCAGGACAGCAATCTTGGGAGGCCGCAAAGATTTTGATCTACCTTCAGCAACATTAGCTTTCCATTCCCTTTTCAAAAACCAAAAGTAGTTGAGACGCTGCCAGACTTTCTGCTCTGCATTGTCACGGATGGCACAGGTGTTGATAAATATTATCTCTGCACTCTCAGGGTCagggacaatttcatcataaccTTCATTTTTCATGATAGAAAGCACAATCTCCATGTCATTTATATTCATTTGGCAACCATATGTCTCGTGGTAGATGCGTCCCTTGCTTGAAGTTGTTGAACCAGCCACTAAACTAGACAAACCAAAAACATTATGATTGTCATATTCCACGCTAATAGCAATCACCATAGGCAGACATAAATCACAATTATAACCAATTGAGCATGGTACATTAGAACAATGAAGGTTTTCAACTCTTTAAAATCTGCTGCTATAAGGAACAGAATTACCAATGATCGGAGAAAGTGGTATAGCTTGGAATTTGTTCATAGTTACTGCCAACTACCAATTAGTCTAGTTTGCAACCTTCTTAAACACCAAAGGCAAATCAAAACTGCTTGAAGCAATACCGAGCTGAAAAATcatactatatatattatatccttAGCACCAGTCAACGAATAATCTATCAGAATGGCTGTTTAACGTATGTTTTTATAGTTTTACTAATGGTGCAACAAATAAGTTTCCACTGATTTAACATCTTCATACAGCCTCTTATTGTACCATGAAAATTAACCTTGGAAAAAACATAAAAGTGGTGCCAAACCACTTGAGCATATCCACAGTCCTTACTTCCTAAGTTCCTCAACAATCAAAATAAATTCAAAACCAACATTATTGAGTGTCATCATGCTACAAGCAAGTTCAATACTCCATAACAGGCCTATAACAAGATAGGCACCCAATATAGAGGAACCAGATCCACACGGCACCAGTCAATTCTTCTGAAAATCTAGTGGAAATTCCACCTAGTAATTCACACTACCCACTGCCACTAATACACATTTCAAGCAGTTTTTACATGAGAACTCGCCCCTCCATTAGTTGACATAAGAAGCAAATAGTACCAGCTTAACCACATTGAATCAAACAGTCACTCATTTCTTTCCTATATACTTCCCCTTCTCCTTCCTACGGCCTAAACCCAACTTGCATGAATTTGAGGCTCCACTTCCACTAGAATCCCAAGCACTTGCACGAGTGCGAGCACCATATACTAAAATCCGGAATCACATTGCAACGCACtacaagccaaaaaaaaaaaaatcggacTACACTTCCGCAGCAACGAGCAGGGTAGTAGCCTTTAAGGTGGAGAGGACGGGGAATAGAAATAGAGCAGAGCCTTACTCCGTCTGGCCCTCGGAGACGGCCGTGGCCGCAGAGGCGGCAAGAGTGCGGGCGAggcggcgaggaggcggcggGGGCGTTGGGAGCCGGCGTGCAGCGGCCGGGACGGCGGAACGATGTGGTTGGGGAGCGGAGGAGCAGGGGCGGAGCGATGCGAGGAGgatgcggtggcggtggcggaggcctCGGCTCCCGAGGCGGAGCGCCGCGGCGGCAGTGAGGGGGGCGAGCGGCGCCGCCATCGCGTTCGGGTGTGGTGGTGTGGCGTGAGGAGACGAGAGGAGGAGGGGTGACGAGAGCGGCGGCGAGGATAACTGCTTGGAGTCACGGCGTCCGTCTGATCGACGAGGAGCGGCCAGGAAAAATCGCTGTTCCAAGATTCTCGATTCATGAGGATACACACATTCAAGTTGATCTCTCTGTTATAAAAAAAAACCGATTTTCTTGATTCTTGTGCATCATCGCATCTGTCTGCTCTCTCCAGTTTTAAATGAAacttatatataataaaattgcaATTACAGTTATGCCGTTTTCCAGGGATGCATCTCAATGTTTAAAAAACTTGCATTTTCTCTTGCGCATCAATCGAAATTACAATCGATCATATCATATTGTACGTATATTTCACATATTCGAGCTCTTGTAggtgttttttttttgagtggaTATAGTTAGGGTGAAGAATATTAAATGACTCTAGCAACACAGGAATCATTACCTCTGCTGATGAAAAAAGTTCTCCTACAAGATCTATGATAGACAAATTCCGAAAGGCTATTTTACGGCGGATATCATCAAGCTATGGCCACTAATACCGACAAAAAGAAAATATGCTTTTGCACCAACTACAATCTGTACTACTAACCGGCGCGGCTAAAAAATTGACGTATCAATGTTGCTCAGTTTCACGCTAGCAAAACAAAATgcacattctgaaaattttctttgccattACAGATCTTGCTCAGGTATTTGGGCTTCATGAATCATGATGGAGGCGCACTCTGGTTTCTTTCCAGTCCGGATGGCTGCTGCATCTTCAGGAGGTGATGAAGACCGGCGATAACATGCTGCCGGCTGGTTGGTACTCCAGTCTTCGCTAGAGCTCTGCCGTGCTTGTCCAGGAGCACAAAGCAAGGGACGTATCTGACATCATAATGCAGAAGCTGCAAGTGGTTAAAAACAAATTGACTGTTAGAATtttgaaatcatttcagtttttacATAGATGCTTCGAGCAGTAGCATGATCCTCCTATGCAGAGTTGCAGATGTACATACAAGAAATAATAAGGTCATAATCCAAACTAGGCTGGTAAACAAGGACTGATATTTATGGCAGCAGAAGCACAACTCAGTGCTTATTCATTGATCTATATGGCTTAGCTTCAATCAAGAACTATTGAAATGCTGAGACCTCTAGTTATTTCAGCATCCTAACTAGACAGAATAAACTCTAACTGCCTCATCCACATGGGAAAATTGATAATTTCAAACTTGCCATTTGCCAATATCTCTAAAAGGAAGAGATAGCAGACTATAGCTTACTTGTACAGTTAATACCCAAAATTGACACAAGTCCATGTTTTAAATAACTAGCAGCCCCACCAGAAATATCACACATCCCTACACATGCAAAATTATCAGAGCAGGTTTTCCATCAACCCGCATGTAAACCTATGTTGAACTCTCTACTCACACTCTTCTTCTGAAAAGTAACCTAACCTACAGGCCTATTTAAAAAGATAATACTCTGGCCTTGTTTTTAAGGCAGACGTCACTAACTTTAACTGAATTTGTAGAAAAATGTATCAGCACCTGCAAGTTCAAATAAGTGTActatcaaaatatatttcatggagaatttaatggaactaatttgatgttgtagTTGTCAGTACATTTTCCTAGAAGCTTGGTCAAAATAAaataagtttgacttaggacaaagcctaagtaaattataatttggaacagagggggtACTTAACACTTACTAACTACTAAATAGCAAATGCACATATTGCAACATTTCCCCCTTGGACACCAAATGACTATACCATAATTAATTAGTTACTTTAACAGTTAAGTAAACCGTATACATATGCCACAGCAATTGACATATTGCTTCATTGGTGAAAAACTGGTGAAGAAAGTAGATATCACACTGAGATGCCTGGTTGCAATTCAACACTCTTGACGGCTAGCTGGCCAGCCATGATAAAGTTGAACAAATTACTGCTTCCACCACCAAGGATTATAATGTTCAACCATCTGACAAATCTTCAACCAGTCATACTAATGTCTGAATGTGACCACTTCTGATCTGACAAATCTTCAGAAACAATATTTACTTGTGGAACAAAACAACAAGAGTAATAGCAATATCTACATTCTACAGTGCCAAGGTCCTACTCGTCCTTTCACTGTCCTACAAAGTACTTGAATACTAACCAAGCAGAAAAAGATCATTACTACTCATCATCGTATCATTATGGATGTGTATTGCCATGGAATTGTCCCTCACGCTGTGCAAGTCACATAACTTGAATGCAATATTTCGCCCAAACAGTATGATGACCTACCTGAAGTCTTGAAACTGACAGAGTAGGAGCTAAATAGGACAAATAAAACCCAAGAACcttaaaagaaagaaagaaagaaactcATTTACCATGGAACCTACTGATTTTCTAATCCTCAACTTCTCATCACCAAAGCACAACATAACATCTATTCATCACAAATTGATCAGAACAAGACCAATATGGCTAAATTACCGTTGCAAAGGCAAAATTAATCAGAACAATACATATCTGGCTAAATTACtgttgcaattttttttttcctAAATCGACATCACAAATCTGAGCATTTTTCTGAATAGAGCATTTGAAAAGAAGATTGCAAGGGACGACTCACCTCGGGGAGCCACCGGTCGTCCTCGGCGTCAGCAAGCACGAAACTGGCGGAACCGCTAGCACCATCCTCGAGCTCGCGCACGAGGTCCCGCAGAGAGGCGCACAGGCGGCAGCGCGGCGAGTAGAACTCCAGCATGGTGGCGGGACTCCCGCTCGCGAGCGCCGCCGCCAGGGCCCGCTGCTCCGCGTCCCCGCGGTCCGCCTCCACCACCGCGGCACCCGTGCGCCTCTGACGCCCCCATAATCCTCCGCCGGCAGAAGAGGCGGGAGAGGGGAGGTCGCCCGCGATGAGGAGGCCCTGCGAGAGGGTGCGGATGGACTTGAAGAGCCAGGGGAGCTCGAGGTCGCCGCAggggctggggctggggctcGGCGATGGGCTAGGATTAGGGTTAGGGCTCCATGGCCATTTGAAGCATACGAGGGGAGGAGGCTTCCCGGCGGCGCCCATCTCCGGTGGGTCGTCGCCGGCGAGGGGGCGGCAGCGGAGGGGAGATGTGAGGCGCACGTGGGAACGAGAGTTCGTTGCAGAAGTCACTGGCAGGGGGGCCGATAAGTGGGAAGTGTTGGGCCATCTGTCAGTAAGGTCAATAAAGCCCACATGCCATTGATCGATCGAGGTTATGGGGCCTGTTACAGGCCTCAATGTCTCATGGGCTGGGGTACGTACTTGTTCAGCAATGTTGATTGGACTGGGCTTCCAGGGTTTTCTAGCCCGCGTCTTCTGATAGTTCGATGGGCCCTTTGAACCTTCGTTTTCCTTTCCCGTCTACTCTCTTGGATAGCACATTGAGCATGTATACATGTGTGTCTTTAcgctttttttagataatgacgATGTGTGCATGCCTACGCTTAATTCTAGTAGTTTATATTATTTCTTACTAGCAAAAGTGTCCAAACGTTACAACGGGTTACTATTTTCACTCTTAAATTGTTAACACCTTCCTCATAATTCTGTCATCTTTGAATCCGTCTACGACAATATATATCGACACCTTTGATGACAATATATATTGACACCTTCAAAGCACCTACAAACACATTGGTCAGTCGTCCACCTTTACCAGAGAAGTCATGCACGGGTGGGTCTGAAATTGCATGCGCTAGCGGCTTCATTGATGACTGCTTGATGTTTGTCTTCCTTAGTCGTACAACAAATTTGCCTCTCCTTATGCACGGTCGCGCTGAGTGGGACTGAGGACTGAACTCGTTCATCCACAAAAGCTAATGTCATCCACAAAGCTAGTGTGTTACAATGTTGGTACATGATATATTTTTTATTAGATGGTTTTGCTGCTACAATCAATACATAGCCCGCGGGCTctaaaattaggaatattttgccTGTGCCTTGCAATCAAAGAAAAAGAATTAAAACAATGTACGAAAGTTAATAACATAATGCACACAATTATTTTTGAATCAATAACAATTTAACTGTCCTAAAACATCGTAGCATAAGATTGTAGATAAGTCTGCTCTTCCAACTTTTGCCATGTGCACCTTTTTGCTACCAAAGACTGTGATTAAGCAGATTGATCAGTTCAGGAAGCATTGTCTGTGGAGAGGCTCATATGTTAATCATAGGAAACCCTCCAAAGCTGCTTGGCCAATGATTTGTCTACCCAAAGAGGAAGGGGGGCTGGGAGTTATTGACTTAAGAACTCAGAATGAATGCCTCCTTCTCAAGAATTTTTATAAAATTTTCAATTAGATGAATATTCCCTGGGTTCAACTTGTATGGAGTAAACAGTTTGCCTTATGTAGAGGGTCATCCAAAGggctcattttggtggtgtgatgTCTTaaaacttctaaataaattcaaAGATATTGCTGTTGTCTCAATCAGGAATGGGGCCACTTGTCTTTTATGGCATGATCTTTGGGAAGGTAACATATGGATGGAACATTTTCCTGAGCTATACTCTTTCTGTCGTGATAAATTTATATCTCTAAAGGTTAGGGTTTTCAATttcggtattgcaaaaatttcggccaccaccgaaactaccgaatttcgcgaaattcggccgaaatttcggcgaattttttttagagactagcacatgaagtatgctttttctaaaaaaaaacatttaaatctaaacaaatattagtatgatttatgactacacatctattgaatacaaaaatatgcaatataaacaataaaaatttgagtctaaagttatataacacatgtattagtgtattacaaaatttcggatttttctttcggccaccaccaaaattaccgaatttcgcaaaatttcgccgaaattttgaaccctgctAAAGGTGGCTGTCAGTGAGCCTTTGCCCCAGCATTTGTTTCATTTGCCTTTGACTTCTAAAGCTTACAATCAGTACCAGCAGCTTGTCATTAACTTTCAGAATATCCAGTTGCAACCTGTTCCTGACATCTGGTCATATGCTTGGGGTCCTCAGCTTTCTCCTCTAGCAGAGCTTATCGACAATTCATTGGTCACCGTCATATTCATCGATGCTACTCTTGGCTTTGGCGTTCTGCCTGTCAGAACAAGGGACGAGTTTTCTTTTGGCTGCTACTTAAAGATCGGCTCAGTACCCGACAA is part of the Miscanthus floridulus cultivar M001 chromosome 9, ASM1932011v1, whole genome shotgun sequence genome and encodes:
- the LOC136484049 gene encoding CDK5RAP1-like protein, coding for MAAPLAPLTAAAALRLGSRGLRHRHRILLASLRPCSSAPQPHRSAVPAAARRLPTPPPPPRRLARTLAASAATAVSEGQTDLVAGSTTSSKGRIYHETYGCQMNINDMEIVLSIMKNEGYDEIVPDPESAEIIFINTCAIRDNAEQKVWQRLNYFWFLKREWKANVAEGRSKSLRPPKIAVLGCMAERLKEKILDSDKMVDVVCGPDAYRDLPRLLQEVDYGHKGMNTLLSLEETYADITPVRISDNSVTAFVSIMRGCNNMCSFCIVPFTRGRERSRPVSSIVREVGELWKAGVKEVMLLGQNVNSYNDTSEVEELEPGQNWQLSEGFSSMCKVKNMGLRFADLLDRLSLEYPEMRFRFTSPHPKDFPDELLYLMRDRYNICNLIHLPAQTGSTAVLERMRRGYTREAYLELVHKIRNVIPDFGLSSDFITGFCGETEDDHAETLSLVRAVGYDMAYMFAYSMREKTHAHRNYEDDVPEDVKQRRLMELINTFHETTKKNYDSQIGTVQLVLVEGPNKRAPKTELIGKTDRGHKVSFASVPVPHTFEGEEARKPVVGDFVEVKILRSSTATLFGEPIARTSLSLFHKNVASEAQAVAA
- the LOC136484051 gene encoding thioredoxin-like protein HCF164, chloroplastic; this encodes MGAAGKPPPLVCFKWPWSPNPNPSPSPSPSPSPCGDLELPWLFKSIRTLSQGLLIAGDLPSPASSAGGGLWGRQRRTGAAVVEADRGDAEQRALAAALASGSPATMLEFYSPRCRLCASLRDLVRELEDGASGSASFVLADAEDDRWLPELLHYDVRYVPCFVLLDKHGRALAKTGVPTSRQHVIAGLHHLLKMQQPSGLERNQSAPPS